The Anguilla anguilla isolate fAngAng1 chromosome 4, fAngAng1.pri, whole genome shotgun sequence genome has a window encoding:
- the frrs1b gene encoding putative ferric-chelate reductase 1 isoform X2, giving the protein MMSLNLPSLLLALVVTVSFKTVTCFSNGKVTVACTSMEPSHDQHSSTKPNTYTITANKDKFSPGDQVQVTLSASKSGTTYFKGFLIEARDAGNLDGGALGSFTLVNSTDSQLLNCGPTQGSAVSHTSDSKKRQIQVIWNSPESVPSSVQFLVTVVQKYRDYWVKILGPVVSQAGVTPGPPHPTHSAATTTTPAVLPITATVTPIMMFSSEGCGIRKSCLRDPVGCDPELQPFCFFLSFTTAGQSTLFELSGPADGYISFALSLDRWMGNDDMYLCVQDGHKVDIDAAFVTGRSHPVVASENFLTDTAWRLSDGVIQCRFRRNIHIPQDLTRFSLNESYYLFMAHGRAENGMIHRHGRQPLISAFQTVITGPPQNLTGSRSPLLMKFHGAFMLIAWMSTVNIGIIIARYFKDDWTDRALCGQRVWFQVHRALMVLTVLLTSVAFILPFIYRGGWSHRAGAHPYLGCTVMFLAVIQPVMALLRPRPDSARRYIFNWMHFGAGTIAEIIAVVAIFLGIHQQALVLPGPWSTGVLAGMVVWGVVAELLLEFHSKGFFKLGSGNSEDKDEILPESTELTSSEGGVFKRVVLAVFLSGNVALLSCLLYSISSI; this is encoded by the exons ATG ATGTCTTTAAACTTACCAAGTCTACTGTTGGCTCTGGTGGTTACAGTTAGTTTTAAGACAGTTACCTGTTTCAGTAATGGAAAAGTGACAGTTGCTTGCACGAGCATGGAACCAAGTCATGATCAGCATTCTAGCACAAAACCCAACACATATACAATAACAGCGAACAAGGATAAATTTAGTCCTGGGGATCAAGTCcaag TAACCCTGTCTGCTTCCAAATCTGGGACTACATATTTCAAGGGTTTTCTTATTGAAGCTCGGGATGCTGGAAATCTTGATGGTGGTGCACTGGGATCATTTACTCTTGTTAATAGCACTGACTCACAGCTATTGAATTGTGGCCCCACACAG GGATCAGCTGTGAGCCACACAAGTGATAGCAAAAAGAGACAAATCCAAGTTATCTGGAACTCTCCGGAAAGCGTCCCATCCAGTGTCCAATTTCT agtgacGGTGGTTCAGAAGTACCGTGATTACTGGGTGAAAATCCTTGGCCCTGTGGTGTCTCAGGCTGGGGTTACTCCAggaccaccccaccccacccactctgCTGCAACGACCACAACACCGGCTGTACTTCCAATTACAGCTACTGTGACGCCGATTATGATG ttcagctCTGAGGGCTGTGGCATCAGGAAGTCCTGCCTGCGGGACCCTGTGGGCTGTGACCCGGAGCTGCAGCCCTTctgcttcttcctctccttcacCACAGCGGGGCAGAGCACACTGTTTGAGCTCAGTGGGCCAGCTGACGGCTACATATCCTTCGCGCTGTCACTGGATAGATGGATG GGGAATGACGacatgtacctgtgtgtgcaagaTGGTCACAAGGTGGACATTGATGCTGCCTTTGTCACAGGCCGAAGCCATCCAGTGGTGGCATCAGAG AACTTTCTGACAGACACAGCCTGGAGGCTGTCAGACGGGGTCATCCAATGCAGGTTCCGCAGGAACATTCACATCCCACAGGACCTCACCAGATTCAGCCTGAACGAGAGCTACTACCTGTTCATGGCACATGGGCGAGCAGAAAATG GTATGATCCACAGACACGGCAGACAGCCTCTGATATCTGCCTTTCAGACAGTTATCACTGGGCCCCCTCAGAATCTGACTGGGTCACGCTCTCCTTTGCTCATGAAATTCCATG GGGCTTTTATGCTTATTGCCTGGATGTCCACGGTCAACATTGGTATTATTATTGCGCGCTACTTCAAAGACGATTGGACTGATAGAGCCCTCTGCGGGCAGAGGGTTTGGTTTCAG GTACATCGAGCCTTGATGGTCCTCACCGTGCTGCTGACCTCTGTGGCATTCATTCTACCCTTTATTTACCGAGGGGGCTGGAGTCAT CGTGCTGGAGCTCACCCTTACCTTGGCTGTACTGTCATGTTTCTTGCGGTGATTCAGCCTGTGATGGCTCTGCTCAGACCCCGACCAGACTCCGCAAG aagGTACATATTCAATTGGATGCATTTTGGTGCTGGTACTATTGCAGAGATAATTGCTG TTGTTGCCATATTCCTGGGGATCCATCAGCAGGCTCTGGTTCTTCCTGGACCCTGGTCCACGGGCGTCCTGGCAGGAATGGTTGTGTGGGGCGTGGTAGCAGAGCTGCTTCTGGAGTTTCACAGTAAAGGCTTTTTCAAATTGG GAAGTGGCAACTCGGAAGATAAAGATGAAATTCTGCCTGAATCCACAGAATTAACCAGTAGTGAA GGTGGTGTGTTTAAAAGGGTTGTGTTGGCGGTCTTCCTCAGCGGGAATGTGGCACTGCTGAGCTGTCTCTTGTACTCCATCAGCAGCATCTGA
- the frrs1b gene encoding putative ferric-chelate reductase 1 isoform X3 gives MSLNLPSLLLALVVTVSFKTVTCFSNGKVTVACTSMEPSHDQHSSTKPNTYTITANKDKFSPGDQVQVTLSASKSGTTYFKGFLIEARDAGNLDGGALGSFTLVNSTDSQLLNCGPTQGSAVSHTSDSKKRQIQVIWNSPESVPSSVQFLVTVVQKYRDYWVKILGPVVSQAGVTPGPPHPTHSAATTTTPAVLPITATVTPIMMFSSEGCGIRKSCLRDPVGCDPELQPFCFFLSFTTAGQSTLFELSGPADGYISFALSLDRWMGNDDMYLCVQDGHKVDIDAAFVTGRSHPVVASENFLTDTAWRLSDGVIQCRFRRNIHIPQDLTRFSLNESYYLFMAHGRAENGMIHRHGRQPLISAFQTVITGPPQNLTGSRSPLLMKFHGAFMLIAWMSTVNIGIIIARYFKDDWTDRALCGQRVWFQVHRALMVLTVLLTSVAFILPFIYRGGWSHRAGAHPYLGCTVMFLAVIQPVMALLRPRPDSARRYIFNWMHFGAGTIAEIIAVVAIFLGIHQQALVLPGPWSTGVLAGMVVWGVVAELLLEFHSKGFFKLGSGNSEDKDEILPESTELTSSEGGVFKRVVLAVFLSGNVALLSCLLYSISSI, from the exons ATGTCTTTAAACTTACCAAGTCTACTGTTGGCTCTGGTGGTTACAGTTAGTTTTAAGACAGTTACCTGTTTCAGTAATGGAAAAGTGACAGTTGCTTGCACGAGCATGGAACCAAGTCATGATCAGCATTCTAGCACAAAACCCAACACATATACAATAACAGCGAACAAGGATAAATTTAGTCCTGGGGATCAAGTCcaag TAACCCTGTCTGCTTCCAAATCTGGGACTACATATTTCAAGGGTTTTCTTATTGAAGCTCGGGATGCTGGAAATCTTGATGGTGGTGCACTGGGATCATTTACTCTTGTTAATAGCACTGACTCACAGCTATTGAATTGTGGCCCCACACAG GGATCAGCTGTGAGCCACACAAGTGATAGCAAAAAGAGACAAATCCAAGTTATCTGGAACTCTCCGGAAAGCGTCCCATCCAGTGTCCAATTTCT agtgacGGTGGTTCAGAAGTACCGTGATTACTGGGTGAAAATCCTTGGCCCTGTGGTGTCTCAGGCTGGGGTTACTCCAggaccaccccaccccacccactctgCTGCAACGACCACAACACCGGCTGTACTTCCAATTACAGCTACTGTGACGCCGATTATGATG ttcagctCTGAGGGCTGTGGCATCAGGAAGTCCTGCCTGCGGGACCCTGTGGGCTGTGACCCGGAGCTGCAGCCCTTctgcttcttcctctccttcacCACAGCGGGGCAGAGCACACTGTTTGAGCTCAGTGGGCCAGCTGACGGCTACATATCCTTCGCGCTGTCACTGGATAGATGGATG GGGAATGACGacatgtacctgtgtgtgcaagaTGGTCACAAGGTGGACATTGATGCTGCCTTTGTCACAGGCCGAAGCCATCCAGTGGTGGCATCAGAG AACTTTCTGACAGACACAGCCTGGAGGCTGTCAGACGGGGTCATCCAATGCAGGTTCCGCAGGAACATTCACATCCCACAGGACCTCACCAGATTCAGCCTGAACGAGAGCTACTACCTGTTCATGGCACATGGGCGAGCAGAAAATG GTATGATCCACAGACACGGCAGACAGCCTCTGATATCTGCCTTTCAGACAGTTATCACTGGGCCCCCTCAGAATCTGACTGGGTCACGCTCTCCTTTGCTCATGAAATTCCATG GGGCTTTTATGCTTATTGCCTGGATGTCCACGGTCAACATTGGTATTATTATTGCGCGCTACTTCAAAGACGATTGGACTGATAGAGCCCTCTGCGGGCAGAGGGTTTGGTTTCAG GTACATCGAGCCTTGATGGTCCTCACCGTGCTGCTGACCTCTGTGGCATTCATTCTACCCTTTATTTACCGAGGGGGCTGGAGTCAT CGTGCTGGAGCTCACCCTTACCTTGGCTGTACTGTCATGTTTCTTGCGGTGATTCAGCCTGTGATGGCTCTGCTCAGACCCCGACCAGACTCCGCAAG aagGTACATATTCAATTGGATGCATTTTGGTGCTGGTACTATTGCAGAGATAATTGCTG TTGTTGCCATATTCCTGGGGATCCATCAGCAGGCTCTGGTTCTTCCTGGACCCTGGTCCACGGGCGTCCTGGCAGGAATGGTTGTGTGGGGCGTGGTAGCAGAGCTGCTTCTGGAGTTTCACAGTAAAGGCTTTTTCAAATTGG GAAGTGGCAACTCGGAAGATAAAGATGAAATTCTGCCTGAATCCACAGAATTAACCAGTAGTGAA GGTGGTGTGTTTAAAAGGGTTGTGTTGGCGGTCTTCCTCAGCGGGAATGTGGCACTGCTGAGCTGTCTCTTGTACTCCATCAGCAGCATCTGA
- the palmdb gene encoding uncharacterized protein palmdb isoform X2: protein METSQLSEMATVIEYKMDSLEKGIAENKGLIEEADFSDSVETSVMDDILTDLPEGITGTEEHNKLSNGDETENPFHKEAIALETGSDIFNRTESITSSISDTPSSTGSVYENELAHKRQDLLNERTPDNSVPTTDGAEGDCVTEKAELVPHDVTLENMDQTKTQESPLEQCTREDASSDISSESYHELEDNLNSCLRVEIAAASSDSETDEKWRTIFSSSINKEDDDDYDFFFGNSLEQSARDLFIQKSDVTEKSPVKTEVEAEIPIDEEVLAEPEQLIDNDLEIHESHYNDSPIHGLSNISEDKDELCQVSKHNMHPIHSTKVDPDKKVPNDYCVIQETKSENVSTEHVDFRVARKQWLKMEEQTKCQMQQPAAKQSTCQGGHSFMYTPVRNIGKPKKDPEFESFGLREYAHTQFSPSSEDSGLDDSSCRSPYDDPETPIEREIRLAMEREESLRRERGISKPPHANKCTQDARPVILLPGKFDKRLCQEVEEKRKMFETQDSCRLSKSPSVKTPSFIVTSSPVRGQSYNNNIIILEPDSCPTSPRKGPRDGGVLSPVAKKSNEWSTETSNVIILETSNLIIRSASEFCLNTVGQETQESTFLNNPFFKLRSRSTQSLVDQEIQMVRQREEELKRQRESLYSKENYSTVLVSPNLLDNFDNSELPVRCKSSPSSPMKTAHKMDRSTLSCENRFPENFSGGRRKSAMALRWEAGMFTNNE, encoded by the exons ATGGAGACCAGCCAGCTATCTGAAATGGCCACTGTAATTGAATATAAAATGGATTCTTTGGAGAAAGGGATTGCTGAAAATAAGGGCTTGATTGAGGAAGCTGATTTCTCAGATTCTGTAGAAACAAGTGTGATGGATGACATTTTGACAGACTTACCAGAAGGCATAACTGGAACTGAGGAGCACAATAAGTTATCAAATGGGGATGAGACCGAAAATCCTTTTCATAAAGAGGCTATTGCCTTAGAAACAGGATCTGACATTTTCAACCGAACTGAATCCATCACCTCATCCATTTCTGATACACCTTCTAGCACAGGAAGCGTTTATGAAAATGAACTGGCTCACAAGAGACAAGACTTGCTGAACGAAAGGACACCTGATAATTCTGTGCCCACCACAGATGGGGCTGAAGGTGACTGTGTTACAGAGAAAGCTGAACTTGTACCACATGATGTCACTCTGGAAAATATGgaccaaaccaaaacacaagAGTCCCCCTTAGAGCAGTGTACCAGAGAGGATGCCTCATCTGACATCTCCTCAGAATCATACCATGAGCTCGAGGACAACCTTAATAGCTGCCTGCGCGTTGAAATTGCCGCTGCTTCCTCCGATAGTGAGACCGATGAGAAATGGAGGACAATATTCTCCTCCTCTATCAAtaaagaagatgatgatgattatgatttcTTTTTTGGCAATAGCCTGGAGCAGAGTGCCCGGGATCTCTTCATTCAAAAAAGTGACGTGACAGAGAAGAGTCCTGTCAAAACCGAAGTTGAGGCGGAAATCCCAATAGATGAGGAAGTCCTAGCAGAACCGGAGCAACTAATAGACAATGACTTAGAGATACATGAAAGCCACTATAATGACTCTCCCATTCATGGGTTGTCAAACATCTCTGAGGACAAGGACGAGCTCTGTCAGGTTTCAAAACACAACATGCACCCAATTCACTCAACGAAGGTTGACCCAGACAAGAAGGTCCCCAATGATTACTGTGTCATTCAAGAGACAAAGAGCGAAAACGTCAGCACAGAACATGTGGATTTCCGAGTTGCCCGGAAACAGtggttgaagatggaggagcaGACCAAATGCCAGATGCAACAACCTGCTGCTAAACAGAGCACATGCCAGGGGGGACACAGCTTTATGTACACGCCCGTCCGAAACATCGGCAAGCCTAAGAAGGATCCTGAATTTGAGAGTTTCGGGCTGAGggagtatgcacacacacagttcagccCAAGTTCCGAGGACTCTGGCCTGGATGACTCCAGCTGCAGGTCTCCTTATGATGACCCAGAGACACCTATTGAGAGGGAAATCCGTCTGGCGATGGAACGGGAGGAGAGCCTCAGGCGGGAGAGGGGGATCTCTAAACCACCACATGCtaacaaatgcacacaggatGCCAGACCTGTCATTCTTCTTCCAGGTAAATTTGATAAAAGGCTGTGCcaagaggtggaggagaagagaaagatGTTTGAAACCCAGGACAGCTGCAGATTGTCAAAGTCTCCAAGTGTTAAGACCCCATCCTTCATCGTCACATCTTCTCCAGTAAGGGGCCagtcatataataataatatcatcatCCTGGAGCCTGATAGCTGCCCTACCAGCCCCAGAAAAGGCCCCAGAGATGGCGGTGTTCTTTCCCCAGTGGCAAAGAAATCCAACGAGTGGTCTACAGAGACATCCAATGTCATCATACTGGAGACATCCAATCTGATCATCCGCAGTGCGTCCGAGTTCTGCTTGAACACAGTTGGGCAGGAGACTCAGGAGAGCACATTCCTCAACAACCCCTTCTTCAAACTGCGGTCTAGAAGCACCCAGTCTCTGGTAGACCAGGAGATACAGATGGTCAgacaaagagaggaagagctAAAAAGGCAAAGGGAAAGTCTTTATTCAAAAGAAAACTACAGCACAGTTCTGGTTTCTCCAAATCTACTTGACAACTTTGATAATTCAG AACTCCCAGTGAGATGCAAGTCTTCACCATCATCACCAATGAAGACTGCCCACAAGATGGATCGCTCCACACTCTCCTGCGAAAATAgg TTTCCCGAAAATTTCTCCGGAGGACGTCGCAAGAGTGCCATGGCCTTGCGCTGGGAGGCGGGTATGTTCACGAATAACGAGTGA
- the frrs1b gene encoding putative ferric-chelate reductase 1 isoform X1, whose translation METHTIDILSGDNLCYTSGSHIGKYMRNKYTCRLLETEFKRRIAATRTLVGKPRKLALTPCSNTTFNKTGHLEERSSYSAYSSFSRQEIKFMLQLPRLGGRCSETDHVTLSASKSGTTYFKGFLIEARDAGNLDGGALGSFTLVNSTDSQLLNCGPTQGSAVSHTSDSKKRQIQVIWNSPESVPSSVQFLVTVVQKYRDYWVKILGPVVSQAGVTPGPPHPTHSAATTTTPAVLPITATVTPIMMFSSEGCGIRKSCLRDPVGCDPELQPFCFFLSFTTAGQSTLFELSGPADGYISFALSLDRWMGNDDMYLCVQDGHKVDIDAAFVTGRSHPVVASENFLTDTAWRLSDGVIQCRFRRNIHIPQDLTRFSLNESYYLFMAHGRAENGMIHRHGRQPLISAFQTVITGPPQNLTGSRSPLLMKFHGAFMLIAWMSTVNIGIIIARYFKDDWTDRALCGQRVWFQVHRALMVLTVLLTSVAFILPFIYRGGWSHRAGAHPYLGCTVMFLAVIQPVMALLRPRPDSARRYIFNWMHFGAGTIAEIIAVVAIFLGIHQQALVLPGPWSTGVLAGMVVWGVVAELLLEFHSKGFFKLGSGNSEDKDEILPESTELTSSEGGVFKRVVLAVFLSGNVALLSCLLYSISSI comes from the exons ATGGAGACTCACACTATAGACATTTTATCTGGGGACAATTTGTGTTACACCTCTGGGTCACACATAGGGAAATACATGaggaataaatatacatgtaGGCTATTGGAGACTGAGTTTAAACGGAGAATAGCAGCAACAAGGACGCTAGTGGGCAAGCCACGAAAACTCGCTCTAACGCCGTGTAGCAACAccacatttaataaaacag GCCACCTTGAAGAAAGATCCTCCTATTCAGCCTACTCTAGTTTTTCACGGCAAGAAATAAAATTCATGCTGCAACTTCCTCGTTTAGGAGGTCGGTGCAGTGAGACTGATCATG TAACCCTGTCTGCTTCCAAATCTGGGACTACATATTTCAAGGGTTTTCTTATTGAAGCTCGGGATGCTGGAAATCTTGATGGTGGTGCACTGGGATCATTTACTCTTGTTAATAGCACTGACTCACAGCTATTGAATTGTGGCCCCACACAG GGATCAGCTGTGAGCCACACAAGTGATAGCAAAAAGAGACAAATCCAAGTTATCTGGAACTCTCCGGAAAGCGTCCCATCCAGTGTCCAATTTCT agtgacGGTGGTTCAGAAGTACCGTGATTACTGGGTGAAAATCCTTGGCCCTGTGGTGTCTCAGGCTGGGGTTACTCCAggaccaccccaccccacccactctgCTGCAACGACCACAACACCGGCTGTACTTCCAATTACAGCTACTGTGACGCCGATTATGATG ttcagctCTGAGGGCTGTGGCATCAGGAAGTCCTGCCTGCGGGACCCTGTGGGCTGTGACCCGGAGCTGCAGCCCTTctgcttcttcctctccttcacCACAGCGGGGCAGAGCACACTGTTTGAGCTCAGTGGGCCAGCTGACGGCTACATATCCTTCGCGCTGTCACTGGATAGATGGATG GGGAATGACGacatgtacctgtgtgtgcaagaTGGTCACAAGGTGGACATTGATGCTGCCTTTGTCACAGGCCGAAGCCATCCAGTGGTGGCATCAGAG AACTTTCTGACAGACACAGCCTGGAGGCTGTCAGACGGGGTCATCCAATGCAGGTTCCGCAGGAACATTCACATCCCACAGGACCTCACCAGATTCAGCCTGAACGAGAGCTACTACCTGTTCATGGCACATGGGCGAGCAGAAAATG GTATGATCCACAGACACGGCAGACAGCCTCTGATATCTGCCTTTCAGACAGTTATCACTGGGCCCCCTCAGAATCTGACTGGGTCACGCTCTCCTTTGCTCATGAAATTCCATG GGGCTTTTATGCTTATTGCCTGGATGTCCACGGTCAACATTGGTATTATTATTGCGCGCTACTTCAAAGACGATTGGACTGATAGAGCCCTCTGCGGGCAGAGGGTTTGGTTTCAG GTACATCGAGCCTTGATGGTCCTCACCGTGCTGCTGACCTCTGTGGCATTCATTCTACCCTTTATTTACCGAGGGGGCTGGAGTCAT CGTGCTGGAGCTCACCCTTACCTTGGCTGTACTGTCATGTTTCTTGCGGTGATTCAGCCTGTGATGGCTCTGCTCAGACCCCGACCAGACTCCGCAAG aagGTACATATTCAATTGGATGCATTTTGGTGCTGGTACTATTGCAGAGATAATTGCTG TTGTTGCCATATTCCTGGGGATCCATCAGCAGGCTCTGGTTCTTCCTGGACCCTGGTCCACGGGCGTCCTGGCAGGAATGGTTGTGTGGGGCGTGGTAGCAGAGCTGCTTCTGGAGTTTCACAGTAAAGGCTTTTTCAAATTGG GAAGTGGCAACTCGGAAGATAAAGATGAAATTCTGCCTGAATCCACAGAATTAACCAGTAGTGAA GGTGGTGTGTTTAAAAGGGTTGTGTTGGCGGTCTTCCTCAGCGGGAATGTGGCACTGCTGAGCTGTCTCTTGTACTCCATCAGCAGCATCTGA